From the Diospyros lotus cultivar Yz01 chromosome 13, ASM1463336v1, whole genome shotgun sequence genome, one window contains:
- the LOC127789011 gene encoding uncharacterized protein LOC127789011, with amino-acid sequence MGMMMRKELACLSLILLMLIELELSSPCFAEGYYNRFKGGTGGGGGGSSAASPKPQKGFKRSNGDQDDDLFGADKRKVYTGPNPLHNR; translated from the coding sequence ATGGGAATGATGATGAGAAAGGAGCTGGCTTGCTTGTCCCTGATACTTCTGATGCTGATAGAGCTCGAGTTGTCTTCTCCGTGCTTCGCCGAAGGCTACTACAACAGATTCAAAGGCGGCACCggcggaggcggcggcggcTCCTCCGCCGCTTCTCCGAAACCCCAGAAAGGATTCAAACGCAGTAATGGCGATCAAGATGACGATCTTTTCGGCGCAGACAAGAGGAAGGTCTACACGGGCCCCAATCCTCTACACAACAGATAA